ACTTCAGCCCAAGACCCTCTTAATTTGGCAAAAGATATTGTTGAGTTTCCTTTTAACGCCTCCAATTCTGTCAATACAAGACCTAATGAAACTGAAGGGTAAACAAATGAACGATTATCTCTAGGCATTGATGATACAATATCTTTTCTTACTGTAGTTCCAAGGAAGATAAAGTTTTTGTATGAAAGATTTAGATTTCCAAATAAACCAAAAGTACGGTTTTTAGTAATGTTATCAGTTGCAACTGTTTGTTTTGCGTTACCTAAATTAGCCCAACCTCCAAAGTTAAGGTCGTTTCCTATCATGTCGTATGATTTTTCATACCTATCATTAATCTCATTACCAGCTAAAGCTGTTAAATTTAAATCATCTGAAATTTTGTATTCATAATTTACTGTAAATAATGAATTTATTGTTCTAGATGTAATTCCATAAAGATCTAAATGACCTTGTGTAGTTTGTTTATTTCCGTATTCTTGTATATCTCTATAATTGGTGGTATATGAATCTGCACCAAGTTGATAACGGAATGATATTTTATGTTGATCGTTTGTTGATATTTTTGGTGCAAATTCTACGTAGCTATTTCCATAAAAACGATCCGTTTGTTCGTCAAATATATTATGTGCAGCAGCCCAATATGGATTATTGAAACCAGTTGGTCTGTAATAAATTTGCTTATATGGGTCTAACGGATTTTCATATCCGTTTCCTTTTAAATCGTAGCTTATAGGACTTGCAAATGCTCCAGCAACAGATGAATCATTAGCGCCAGTAGCTTTTTCAATTTTAGTTTGAACGTAATTACCAACAAAACCCGTTTTCCATTCATCTGATAGTTTTGTACTGAATGCGGCTTTTGCATTATAACGATCAAAACCAGTAGCAGGAATAAAGCCATCTTGGTTTGATGATCCTAAGCTAAATGCGTAATTGCTTTTTTCAGTTGCTTGTGTTATGCTAAAAGAATTGTTTACTGTAATTCCTGTTTTGAAAAAATCACCAAAATTGTCATATACTTTAGGACTTACCCATGGGTCTAAGCCAGCAGTAGCTCTTTGTGGTACATAATATTTCCCAGCGTTTGTTGTTATATCTCCACCATTCAATACGTTGGAAATGTTACCTCCGTATTTTGGATCGTTTGGTAAACTAGAAATTTTAGGCCCCCAGCTCAATGAGCTTGTTGGGTCATATGTATTAGTTGACCCTTGAGCATATTCAGTCTGATAATCAGGTTTTCTAGATACGTTGTCTGCAGTAATCGAAGTAGAAAAACTTATTGTAGGTTTTCCATTTTTAGAAGCTCCTTTGCCACTTTTTGTGGTAATTACTATAACTCCGTTTGAAGCTCTAAGTCCATAAATTGCTGATGCAGCTTGGCCTTTTAGAACGTTTATAGATTCAATATCGTTTGGATCAATGTCTATTGCTCTGTTTGAACTATCCGATCCTGTTACGCTGTCCCCAGTGCTGTAATCTGCTTGAGATGCTACTGGCATGCCATCAATTACATATAATGGTGTGTTGTTTCCTGTAAAAGAACGAGCTCCACGAATTACAATTTGAGAAGAGGCTCCTGGAGCACCGCTTGAAGGTGTAATTTGAACACCTGCTAACTTTCCTTGAAGGGCTCCAGCTAGGCTATTGTTATTACCTTTGGTAAGTTCTTCAGCTTTAACTTCTTGTGTAGCATATCCTAATGCTTTTTTCTCTCTCTTAATACCCATGGCAGTTACAACAACAATTTCAAGTTGTGTAGCGTCACTTGTTAATTTTGTGTTTACTGTTGTTGAACTAGCACTTTTTTCTGAAGGCTTCATGCCTACATAGGTAAATACCAAGATGTCACTTGGTGCTGCTTTAATGGTATACTTACCATCGAAATCTGATTGAGTTCCATTTTTTGTACCTTTAATTAATACACTTACACCCGGTAAAGGCATACCTGCATTGTCGGAAACAATACCTGAAACAGATCTTTCTTGCGCAAAAGTTAGTTGCGCCACTAGTACTACAAGGAGTACTAAGAATCCATTGAACTTTAGTTTCATTTTTAAATATTTTGAATTAGTGCGGCAAAAATCATAATAATTTGTTAACCATCCTATAACATTCAATTTTTTTATGCGCGCATAATTACTTTATATTTTTAACTTATAACTAGGATAATGTTATAAATAAATATTAAAAATAATAAAATTTAAGGTGTTTTTTAAC
The Flavobacterium sp. 5 DNA segment above includes these coding regions:
- a CDS encoding SusC/RagA family TonB-linked outer membrane protein, which produces MKLKFNGFLVLLVVLVAQLTFAQERSVSGIVSDNAGMPLPGVSVLIKGTKNGTQSDFDGKYTIKAAPSDILVFTYVGMKPSEKSASSTTVNTKLTSDATQLEIVVVTAMGIKREKKALGYATQEVKAEELTKGNNNSLAGALQGKLAGVQITPSSGAPGASSQIVIRGARSFTGNNTPLYVIDGMPVASQADYSTGDSVTGSDSSNRAIDIDPNDIESINVLKGQAASAIYGLRASNGVIVITTKSGKGASKNGKPTISFSTSITADNVSRKPDYQTEYAQGSTNTYDPTSSLSWGPKISSLPNDPKYGGNISNVLNGGDITTNAGKYYVPQRATAGLDPWVSPKVYDNFGDFFKTGITVNNSFSITQATEKSNYAFSLGSSNQDGFIPATGFDRYNAKAAFSTKLSDEWKTGFVGNYVQTKIEKATGANDSSVAGAFASPISYDLKGNGYENPLDPYKQIYYRPTGFNNPYWAAAHNIFDEQTDRFYGNSYVEFAPKISTNDQHKISFRYQLGADSYTTNYRDIQEYGNKQTTQGHLDLYGITSRTINSLFTVNYEYKISDDLNLTALAGNEINDRYEKSYDMIGNDLNFGGWANLGNAKQTVATDNITKNRTFGLFGNLNLSYKNFIFLGTTVRKDIVSSMPRDNRSFVYPSVSLGLVLTELEALKGNSTISFAKLRGSWAEVGQAGTYFDNYYTVPSYGGGFWANSPVNYPLGGINSYIPNNLVYDSNLKPQNTKSYELGGELRLFENRISIDYTYARQNVIDQIFDVPLAGSTGAASYRTNGGKIHTNSHELLVTVIPVKTTNFDWTLSANFTKTDNYVDELKPGVDNIFLGGFSTPQIRASVGERFPVIYGTSFARDDKGNIIVDSKGLALAGETKALGQVAPKFNLGGSTSFRYKQITLAATFEWKNGGKMYSGTNSLLDTYGLSAKTGNRDELLVQEGVTKTGEVNTKGATKQDTYTRYSNIAESAIYDASFVKLREISIGYTMPQFSKGFDIRFSAFARNILLSSKLPNLDPESSQGNNNMAGGFERLSIPQTTSVGVGMNLTIN